In Pyrenophora tritici-repentis strain M4 chromosome 6, whole genome shotgun sequence, the DNA window TTAAAGGCTTGCGGGCAACCACCTTCGAGACCATTTCCCACACACTACGCCCGATTAGAGGGGTATAATAATAAGCTCATAGCGATACTCACACAGTACATGTGGGCGTTGGGGTTCTGCTGCTCACACCAGTTGGGCGGCGCATTGACATATCCACCGGTTCCCTTACCACCACAACATACATCTATGACACTGTTATCAGGTGCTGTGTGGAAGGGCGAATTTGACAAACGTACCTTGTCCGGAAACGAGCAGAGCGGGGAACACGATGGAGACGATAGTAATCCTCATATTGGTAGAAAGATCGAGAAAGGATGTATAGATGAGTTGTGGTGAAGAAGTTTTTTGTTATTGAGAAACAGATGTCTGGAAGAGTGGAATGATTGAGTTGTGGTGAAGCAGTTATTCGCTGTCGAGGTATGAACACCAGTCACGCGGAGGATGCAGACGGTCTTTTGTAGTCACCATTAAGCAAAAGAGTGATCGCTGAACTTTGCGAGGCTCCGAGCATTACAGTGCTCCCATTGTGCCGCGATACGAGCACAAATATGGTCAAGCTTTTATAGGATTCGAGGAGACGTGATGCGAGATTTCGATACGAAGATTCGGTAAGAATCTTGCTGTATCAGGGCAGATACCAGACAATGGTGGGGATAAGTGACGCGTGTCATGATCACTCTACTGGATCGTGTCCGCCGTGGAAACAATCGGTTACTGCCGTCCTAGGCGCAGTACCCAATTCCCTCACCAGGGTCCGCTGGGGCAAATATGCTTACGATACCGGTTATGTGCGTCATCAAACCACCGACCGACGAGCTTCAAAACTAGCTTGATCGCAAGTATGATACGAATCAATACCTATACAGTCGTGGTTGTTAGAAAGTGTTTGAGATGTTTGGTCCTAGCAATTGCTTACACATTAATGTTGATTCTCACACTGGACTTACAGCGCGCCTTTGTCTCCAGGAATGGATGCAGCATAGCAAGATTTGTCAGTCGACATATCCGTTGGCAGGTACTGGTACTGTGTCCAGGGACGAGTTTCCCAAATGAGCCTGGTAGCGGCGTTGAGACATGCTTACCGCCGGTATCTGCATGCACCTAAGCAGCGTGGTAAGCACCACGGAATAGGTGATCCCCTTCCTAATAGAGATTGGGATAATTCGATAATCGAGTTTTGGTAAAGGCACATTTGCTGCAGGTGGGTGGAGGAGGGGGGCTAGATGCAATTTATACCACGTGCGCAAGTCGTGTTCATGTGTACAATCACTACCGCGAAATAGCAATTACCAGTTTGGGTCAGAGGTTTCCTGGCGTGATGACGATGCCTAGATGAGCATGGGTCTTATACGGTGTTTTCCGTAGTGCCGAATATGAACTTTGTAAAATTTCGAGTGGCGGTTAAACAGAGCACGTCCTGTTTTGTAAAGTCTTGCGTGCGCTTTGGGTTGGTGATAACAGTTGGTAATGGTGGGCTTCTTCGTGGAACGTCTGAAAATAGTGAATACAGGAGACTAGTCGCTTATGCTAACTGCAGTATGCGCTTTTCTCTAAGCTCTAGAGCCGTGACAATGAACAGTGGTAGTCGAGGACAACAGTCTTCAGCGGAGAATCGCAAGATAGACGTCGCTTACGCTacctcatcttcttcttcgagCAACATCTGGATACTACCGCTATACGGGACTGATCTTGGCCTATAATGATATCCCACGATGACTGCTGACTGCAGTCGGCCAACCTCCCTTACTCCGCGTAGCTCGCTGGACTTGCAATATGTGGCCGAGTGATTGTTACAAACAAGTAGTTATGGCAGTTGATTACTTGACCACCAGCTAAGATAGATAAGAGAACATTGTGTATAGAAGAAAATTACGAGAACTTGTGTGTTCTCGAGGAGGTTGTAATGGTGTTGCAGTTCTGCAGGCCAATTGCAGCGTGGCAACCCCAATTCGGTAGGCGGGCGGGCACTAGCTCAATTACGGTTAGCGGATTAGGATTTCGCGCCTCCCCGATCTGCACCTGCTCACGCACATTCTTCGCGCCGACATGTTCGCACCTTCAGGCGCTCACCTTCTTAAGTACCTTGGCCCATAAACCTGTCGCAGTGTTGTTGTTTTTTGGAATGTGTACCAGAAAGGCGCGAAGGTTGCGAGATTGGGAGATATGAACAAAAGTGCCACACCGTGGAAGGCGACATTGGCCGCATCATCGGCGACTTCCTCAACACAACCGCCAGTGAGATCCATGAGGTTTGCACCGCCACCGGTTGTTTCAACGAGCTCATTCCTTCAGGCATTTATTAATCTGGCTGCATGGCGTTATGCAGCAATGCGGCACTCACTATTTGAAAATAAAGCTTCTAGTCATGCTTCCGGATAATACTGAACCTGTCTTGGAGCCGAAGATGCATGTTTACAGGGCTGCAACTACTTGACTACCAGCCAAGATACTAACATAAGAACTGCGTATAGAGGGTAGATTTCCAAAGTCTCGCGCGATCAATGTCGCGGCCTCGACGAACAAATCGCAGTATGTAACGACAGAATGGTGAGCGACTGTTTTGGGACACCAGGAAGACGAGAAGGAGTCTGGCAGGGGAAGTATCTGCAACCAGTGGCACCCGGTCGCTCTTCACTTCTCGCTACCATCTTAAACTAGTATGATATCCTTCCAAACGCCTCTAGGCTGATATACATGATGCGTATTCATATTATAACTCTCTGTCAACTCCATTCGTCCAATACGCATATATTCATCCTGGTTCCCTCCTTGATAATATAGTTCCGTTCTTTTAACGACCAAATAGGTTGTTGTGATAAACGGCGATTGATGAATCAGAGCTGCGCTGCGTACATAGGCGGCAAGGGCAAGCGTATCGTATTCACCCTCTTCTTCAGGTATGCCTGGATCGAGATGCAGTGGACTAATGACACCAGCTCTGACCGGCTTGGGTCGCGGCATGCGAAGAAAGATTCCCCGAATGCGGATCGTGCTGCCGCTGGGGTCAGAAGTTAATGGCCGGCCGCTCCATATAATATTGGTTTGCAAAATCTGGGCTTGGTAAACAATGCCAAGATCTCCTACTCTCTGTCCCTTTCTTCTCAGGTCATCCCATTCAATTGGTGGCCATATTGCGACGCTGCCGTGCTGGAAAGACATCCAAGTCCAGCTGGGGCGACGCGTCGCTGGTTCCCGCAGGGCCTCGGTCATATTGCGAGGCCGGTATGCGTCCCATGACAAATGAAGAGCTAAATCATTTTCCCAGAGTCCTACGATGGAAGTGTCGCAGTATAGCTCTTGGTGCAGCTGCACGATCCCGGCCATGGCGGCGTATCGATCGATTGGTTTAGTAAGGGAACGACGTGAGTAATCTGATACGGTGATCCACCAGCGCCGGTTGATTTCGTGTCTGCCCACGAGCTGGGTATTTTGCAGTGTGGAGTCGGTATCGGGCCAGGCCGCGATTATAGAGCCGTTGCCTTTTTGATTTTCTACCTCTGCAATGCCGTCCTCGCTTTCTGTGACCCCCAAGCATTGCCATACAAACTGGGATTCCATGGCATGGAGGATTCTTTGTGACAACATCTTCTCTTGTAATATCCACGCCCGTTTGTTGACCGGTGCATGGCGCAACTCGCTTTTCATGACAATAGTCGGACTTTGTCCAAATGCTGCTATTTCTCGAGCGGCAAAGTCTGGGCCTCTTCCACTAATGTTGCGAAAACGCATTGCTGGAGCAAGTGTGGTCGTCAGGCCACAACCTCCGTGGCTATTTTCTGAGATGGTTGCGGAAAGTGTAATTGTGCCTGCACGGAATATCGCTGCCATTTTGGCACTTTCGCGCTGCCAGTCCTCTTCGTCATCCTGGATAATACATAAACTGTCTATCCAAAGGTATTGGAAGCCTATAGCAGCGGTAATTCGTACGGCATCCTGGAAAGTCTTGGGTAATGCAGCAAAGTTGATGCCGATATCTTGATATAGTGAAATTTTGTCTCCAGTTGTCTTACAAGCGATTTCCACGCCACCCCATACATGACTAAGGACTAAATGTGGCTCATTATGCAAGTCGATGTGGTCGGTGGGGATAAGTTTAACGATGTAATTGTCGCGTCCGAGCTCTTGAATGGCAAGTATACGCGCTGATAGAGGGGTGTTTGATTTCAACGTTTTCCGGCAGCTAGAATGATGTGCCTTGCATTCTGTTAGCCACTCGCGAATCGTTGCGCTACGTGCTTTGATGTCAGTGGGATCATTATCGCTCCAGACTGCTCTATCAAATGCTTTTCCTATACTCAATTAGCGTGTCTTAAGGGCAGCTAGTGAGACGGTGAGAAGACTGATGTTCATACCAGATTTTGTGTAAATTGTGAATGCTCTGAGGTTCCGAACTTTCTCAGAAACATAATGCATCAACTCGACACGCACAACAACGTGGTCCAGAGACCCATCCGGTCCTTGGCGAGAATCTCTTGTGATGTAGTCAAGGGTCATAGTTGGCGCTTCTTTCCTAGATCCATCCTGTTTTGAATTGTGATCGGCCACTTGAGCAAGGAAGCGCTCCAAGTGGGAGTCCCCGAAGAGACTGCAAATATATTTACATAGTTTGCACCGGCTACTGCATTCGATCAACTCGTAAAGGGTCCGGTGAAAAGTGAACCAGTCATGTTCAGACCGTCTCCAAGGCAGCAGTTTCTCGAAACATTCGGAACAATAATCATCCGCGACAGTTTGGACCTCTCCGTCACCGTGCAAGCCGAAAACTGAGTCTATTCGTAACATAGTTCTCAGACTGGGTGCGGTTATATGGAGGAGGAAATTTCGATAGCGAACCAAGCTATCCACTGCATGCTCGACAAGTTATATTGTCCTCTTCGATGTCCGACGAGCGGCTAAGTTGTGTGACTTTGTGCCGCATTGCAGCGCTTGCATAGCGGGACCATACGATCCAATAGCAGCGCCTGTCATCACTGTGGACAGGACTTTGATATCTTTAGCAGCGTCTATTTCTCCGTTCGCATGCCTGTTTGTGATGTTTTATGCAATGGCAACTTATTGTTCATACTAACAGCTGGGAGTCTCTACATATACGGTCCGCATCATGCTATAACATCCGCAACTGCCTTTGCAGTTATCGCCCTTTCTTACGCATCATGTCGCCTTCCGACTCTCTAGACCAGTGCATTGCTGTGTGTTGCAAATATTGGCTGACACATGTCAACGAGTGTGACAGAATTAATTTGGTCGACACCGCTTTCCTGCGATTAGCGGCGCATCTTGGTGGGTGATGGACCCTTCTACGTCAGCTTGTGGCGGGGCAATTCAACCAAGACCGGAGCTGAAACTGCGCTAGTAGCTTCCATCTCATGTTACTTGAGCACACTCCTCCTCTCGTCTTCTCCCCTTCGATTGACCTTCTCATAAATCTCCTTGATTTATAAGAGCATACGAAAACATTAGCACGATGCCGCAAATCAGCGACATCTGGCTACCATGCCTCATTCTGCTCGTGTTCTGGGCACGCCCCACTGCAGCTTTTGGTGCGGGTAACATTGCCAGCTTGAGCTCAATCGAGGGACAGAACTGGCGCCATGGAGACATTGAAGATACGCTCCTTACGCTGCTCATCAGCGGTCAGACTGGCAAGAAATTCAGCAAAATGGACGTCAAGCGCGTCTACTTTGGCAACTGGCTTCGCGACTACTCACAGGCCGTCGATGTCGGCACAGTCAAGATGGTATCTGCAGAGGCTATCCGTATCCTGCTCTGGGTTCTCGGATTCATGAGCTTTGGATATGGTACCAAGGAATTTGAAGTTACCCGTGACCGCCTGGGCTGCTACAGGCCAGAAGAGCATATTGACAACCCCAAAGTTCGTATCGAAGCCCCCCAACCGTGGATAATGGCTGATCTTTTAGGACTACGCCGACAACATCGATGCCCGCGATTACGATCGTCGCCTACGAGCCCCCATTGACGAACGTCGCGAACTCAGCATTGACGAACGAACCGGTCTGAAGAACTATATTGCATCAGAGAACGTGGGCATTACAACATCGGCTGGAATGGTCCGCGATCTGCTCAGGCGCTGCATCGACCTCGGTCAACGCTCAGGCGGACGTGGTCCTGACTTTTACGAAGCTCTTCGTCTTCTCGGTACTGCGACGCACTGTCTCGAGGACTACTCCGCTCACTCCAACTACATTGAGCTTGCCTTGATCGAAATGGGAGAAAGAGAAATCTTCCCCCATGTCGGTCGAAATGCTCTCTTTGAAGTCGGAGATGCCAGGAAGCAGGTATACCCCATTGTGACTGGTACCTTTGGCGGTGTCGACTTTTTGCACTCAGTGTGCGGAGAAATTACCGACAAGGCCACGCAATCTGAACTTCAAGAGCTCGAAGGTGCTATGGCGAACGCTCAGAGAAGCGAAAATAAGAGCAAGATCAAGGAACTCCTCGCTAAGCTTCCACCTGGCATCTTTGGTGGTAAAGATGAGGCTAGCAAGGCCGACGAGCTCGAGGACAACGCCAACGCTGCTGCTATGGGCAATATTCGCATCACTCCAAAAGAGCCCGAGGCCTTTACTGAGCAGATTGGAGAGCTTGTCAAGCAGATCTACCCCATTATGGAGTTCCACGATGAGATCATGCAGTCTATTGCTGAGTTCATCGAAAAAATTCCCATCCTGCCAGATCTACTCGAAGAAGTCCAAAACCAAGTCACTGTCTTCGTATTCAGTCTTCTCGCACCCTATGTTCTGCCCATTCTCAGTCAAGTCAAGGCTGAGCTCGAAACTGGATCCAGCGAAGTCATTGCGAGCTCCCGCGACAAGCAGCATATCGTCTTCAACGATGACGATTGCACCGATCCTACACACAGTATGCTTTCCAAGGACCACTTCTCCAACGTCCTCAACGAGCCCGCTGGACAAGTCGCTTCGGCTGTCTTGAGCTGGGCCGTTCCACAGATTGTGCAATGCTGGGACGGTCAAGCAGACCCTGAGCAAACTATCGACCGTATCATACAGGGCGTGTTCCACCACCCTGCTTGCGTTCAGGCATCTAGAGATCAATCAGTCGTACAAGGTCGCCACATCATGTTTGGTGCAGTCCAACGGTGGTGGGAATCCAAAGATGAAGACGCAAGGAGGACGTTCCGCCATCAGCTCAGTCGTGAGGGCGTTGAGAATGGCCAGAATCACAAAGAGAACGTTCAAGATAAGGGCCATGGTTGCGGTAAACCCTTAGGCATGGCCAACAACATCGGTTCTTCTGGAGGTGGAGGCAGAGGCAGCAGTAACCCCCAAATCCAGCAAGCCACTGATCAAGTTGGTAAGCTTGCTGGTGAAGCTGTTGGTGGCGGCGCTTTGGGTGGGCTCGTCGGAGGCCTTGTTGGAGGCATCGGCGGCTCCCTACTTGGAGGTGCTTTTGGTGATAACGAGAAGAAGAGCCGCAAACAAGAGAGTTACGGTCAGGACGGCTCCTACACGCAGTCATACTCGGAGACTGGTCGCCATCAGGGATCTTCACATGGTGATGGCGATCGTTATGGCCGTGCTGAGTACGAGAATACTCAGTACCCCGGCGGCGGACGTCGTGAGGAGTACTCCCGCCAAGAGCAGGACGAGCGTGGTGGATCCTACAGCTACCAACAAACAGTTCAGACCTCCAGCTACAGTGGCGCTGGTGGATATGAACGTCGCGAGGAACGTCGCGTACAGCATGGTGATGAGTGGCGCTCTGAGGAGACGCGCGAAGGCTTCGATCGGTCAGGGGAGTACTACTCGGAGGAGAAGGAGTAAGTAGTCAAGACACCACTCGTGGACCAAACGCTAACACTTGTGTAGACGCCGCGGTAAGTCCAAAAAGCACTCCGATAACGATTCGGAGGATTCGGGCGGCGAGGATTCCTACGAGAAGCGCATGAAGAAGGAACGCAAGAAGCGTGAGAAGGAGGAaaaggaggagaagaaacACAGAAAACACAAAAAGCACGATGACGACTCGGATGATGATGCTGACAAGCGTCGTTCAGGTTCGGGTGAACACAGGCGTCGCTCTCGCTCTCGCGAACATGGGCACGAGCATCGTCGCAAGAAGAGCGGCAGCCGGTCACCCCAGCGCCAGACTGGAGGCTACTCGCAAGGCTATGGCCAAGAACAGGGATATAGTCGTCAAGAATCTTCCAGGTATGAACGCCAGGAGTATGGCGGTGACTCTGGAGGCTACGGTCGTCAGCAACCACAATACGGTGCTGACTCTTATAGCACTGGTGGATATGGCCGTGAAGAGGAATCAGGCTACGGCCGCCAGAGGTAGGTTGATCATTTTTACATGGCAGTTATGGTCGCAGGATGCTGTGCCATTGCAAAGGCATATTCTTTCAGTGCTGACATCTACCAGTTCCGGTGGGTACGGTCGTTCAGAAGGCCTAGAATACGGAGGTGAGCGATCAGACCAGTCTTATGGCGCTTCCGGCGTTCCCGGAGGGTTCGGCGAAGAGCCTCGTAGCCATGGTCGCCGCCgtgacgaagaagatgagtATGGCGAGAGGAGGCAAGAGTATGGCTCAGGTGGATATGGCGAGCAGGGCTATGGGAGACGCTACTAGGCATGTTGCCCCTCTGTTGCGGTGTTGTTAGGGCTCGCGTAGTGGGCTTTGAGCAACAACGATGACTTCGCTATCGCACACGTATCGACATTCACTCATTAACGCTTAACGAATTATCAAAATTTAACACGGAAAACTGGTTTTGTGATGTATGGATCGAAAATCATGTGGTGTTATTATGCGCAGCAATGAAATTCCAACCTGTAGTACCTATGCACAATGCCGCAGCCAACACTGCGACCACAGCTCTCGACGACTGCCCACAAACCCGCAGAACCGGATTCATTCATCAACCATGGTTTCTTGATGTGACTTGCCAGATCATAGTACTGAACAAACATTGAATGAAGCGCTCACACAGTGCTGAGTCGAACTCCGTGTATTCCCTTGGCTATATAATTCCATATCATGGCTTGTGGTTTTCGAATAAATGAGGCATTTGATATGAAAATATTTGGTTCGATAAACATGCATATGTGCGATGAAGGTCGAGGTTCATCAAGACCACGCTGTCATTTTCTTTGGCTACATGGTTTACGTGCATACGATAAGCGTTCTGCGTAGACTTGATGTGTTTCGAAGTCACGCAGGGATTGTGGGCTTTGCTGGTCTACTTGAAAGAGCATCTGGGGAAATGCGGGGGATGAGTATCTAGTTCCAAGTTCCTAGACACCGCTATGCGTGAATTGTGGGGGCTGTTCTAATGCGGATATACAGGCTGGTGGTTCTCCTCGATCGCAAATTTGCTGCGTCGATGTGATCATTTGAAGACTTTGGGATGCGGTAATTTTGGCGGCTCCGGGTCGACTATATCATGGTACAGATATACAAGAGATGGGCAAATCCACTGTCACTGTTAAATTGTCACGCACACGTAGTTTGATTACATGGTAGAGGGAAGGGTGTATGTTCAAGTATCTATATGGGATGTTGCGCAAACTACTTGATGTTCTATTTATTGAGGAGCTTGTGTATAGCTACTGTCATAGATGGGGACCGGGTGTGCGACGTCCAGGTGGAGAAATTTGAGGCATAGGATATGTTAGTGTGAGGAGTAGCCGCGATGGTTATACATCGTAGGTGATTTACGAGTTCTCAAAGGTGCACTGTTTCCGCTTTCGATGTCTGTGAAGACAACGGGGCAAGTGATGGTCTCTGAACGTGTTGAGGTGGTTGTGGACGTATTCCTCCTGTTAGGGTGGGGTATTGACGGAGGGGTTAGCTAAGAGGTGGAAGAGTGGGCCTGTGGTAGTAAAAGGGGAACTTGATCTACCAGTTTGGAGGTGATCTTTCCTGCCGGCGATGAGGGGAACTGACAGTGCGAAAGGATCTACTGGTACCAAGACGATCTGGCGGTGCGGGGGCAACCTGACAGTGGTGGATGCGGTCGGTACGTGCCTGCGATCTGCCAGCACGAACACGCTCCATCATTGTAGAGGGGAACATGTCGATACCCAAGTTGGAGGGGCGAGTACTAAAAGGGGGTGGGTGATCACAACGATACCAACCACGATGAAGATCACCGCCAAGCCATCGATCATGCCCGCTTCCAAAGAGTCGACACTAAGAAAGCGAGGCCTCGATCCAATCCTTGTGCAGAACTGAGACTCTGTCTGATTTCCCGAGAGAGAGCGATCGTCGTAGGGTAAGCCACGGCGCGTAGACGAACACGTGCTGCCAGGTCCAGGAATGGGCTGAAGGGCAGAAACCGCAAATAGAGTTTATTAGAGCGCAGGCTTCGCGAAATCTACTAGAAATACTTGTGGGGGCGAGTCACGAGATTGTGGGGAAAGGGTTTGGTTGTGGCTACTGCGTTCGTCGGTATTGCCGAGCGGCTTCATCGAATCGCTACTTCCTTTTTTTGGGCTTGGGGCAGTTGACGGCGAGGTAAGCTTATATAGGCGTATGTTTGCTTCTTATTATTCTGAATTTGCCTAAAAGGTTGTTACGGTGAGCGATTTGGGAATATGGTGTAAATATGTTGAGGGTTATGGTGCGGTTGTCCCAACAGGCAGGAGCAAGACACTGATCGATAACCCACGTGAACGATGATTCCATAATGTTCTTACTGTCTTATCTGGTGTTTGCTACCAAGATCTTTGGACTACTGTGTGCGATATTATGTTTGTATGCGCCAGTAATGGTGTATTCGTTCAAGGGTGTACCTAACGACCTCTCACGTCAGTGCTTCCGCCCGAACCAAAGTTTTGATAGAATCTTCCCCACCGCAAGCATGCTTCCAGGCGGGCAGCTAAACATGGGTCTGAGCGCTTTGGGACCCGAGATGAATCGCGGGTTGCACGCGGGTTCCCTGCCCGCAGCGTGTCATATGCGCAGCCACCCGTCCGGTTATGCACGGAAGCCTTTCATTTCGCCCCCTTAAGTAATGGCAGCGGGAGGGACGTTGAGGATTGTGGGGTAGTTGACTTGCAGCTGTGTTGTTACAAGGCAGACAGCCAGCACCCTCGATACAAACTTCGATAGATCTCAACTTTGCCTTCACTTGACACCGGTGAGATCTGCTGAGCAACAATCAGACGCTCATTTCTTTGTCGTCGCACGGTCGCTAGTTGTTTCATTGTGCTCAAAGAGAAATAAAGCCTCGGCATGT includes these proteins:
- a CDS encoding NIMA-interacting protein TinC; its protein translation is MPQISDIWLPCLILLVFWARPTAAFGAGNIASLSSIEGQNWRHGDIEDTLLTLLISGQTGKKFSKMDVKRVYFGNWLRDYSQAVDVGTVKMVSAEAIRILLWVLGFMSFGYGTKEFEVTRDRLGCYRPEEHIDNPKDYADNIDARDYDRRLRAPIDERRELSIDERTGLKNYIASENVGITTSAGMVRDLLRRCIDLGQRSGGRGPDFYEALRLLGTATHCLEDYSAHSNYIELALIEMGEREIFPHVGRNALFEVGDARKQVYPIVTGTFGGVDFLHSVCGEITDKATQSELQELEGAMANAQRSENKSKIKELLAKLPPGIFGGKDEASKADELEDNANAAAMGNIRITPKEPEAFTEQIGELVKQIYPIMEFHDEIMQSIAEFIEKIPILPDLLEEVQNQVTVFVFSLLAPYVLPILSQVKAELETGSSEVIASSRDKQHIVFNDDDCTDPTHSMLSKDHFSNVLNEPAGQVASAVLSWAVPQIVQCWDGQADPEQTIDRIIQGVFHHPACVQASRDQSVVQGRHIMFGAVQRWWESKDEDARRTFRHQLSREGVENGQNHKENVQDKGHGCGKPLGMANNIGSSGGGGRGSSNPQIQQATDQVGKLAGEAVGGGALGGLVGGLVGGIGGSLLGGAFGDNEKKSRKQESYGQDGSYTQSYSETGRHQGSSHGDGDRYGRAEYENTQYPGGGRREEYSRQEQDERGGSYSYQQTVQTSSYSGAGGYERREERRVQHGDEWRSEETREGFDRSGEYYSEEKERRGKSKKHSDNDSEDSGGEDSYEKRMKKERKKREKEEKEEKKHRKHKKHDDDSDDDADKRRSGSGEHRRRSRSREHGHEHRRKKSGSRSPQRQTGGYSQGYGQEQGYSRQESSRYERQEYGGDSGGYGRQQPQYGADSYSTGGYGREEESGYGRQSSGGYGRSEGLEYGGERSDQSYGASGVPGGFGEEPRSHGRRRDEEDEYGERRQEYGSGGYGEQGYGRRY
- a CDS encoding HET domain containing protein pin-c1, yielding MTLDYITRDSRQGPDGSLDHVVVRVELMHYVSEKVRNLRAFTIYTKSGKAFDRAVWSDNDPTDIKARSATIREWLTECKAHHSSCRKTLKSNTPLSARILAIQELGRDNYIVKLIPTDHIDLHNEPHLVLSHVWGGVEIACKTTGDKISLYQDIGINFAALPKTFQDAVRITAAIGFQYLWIDSLCIIQDDEEDWQRESAKMAAIFRAGTITLSATISENSHGGCGLTTTLAPAMRFRNISGRGPDFAAREIAAFGQSPTIVMKSELRHAPVNKRAWILQEKMLSQRILHAMESQFVWQCLGVTESEDGIAEVENQKGNGSIIAAWPDTDSTLQNTQLVGRHEINRRWWITVSDYSRRSLTKPIDRYAAMAGIVQLHQELYCDTSIVGLWENDLALHLSWDAYRPRNMTEALREPATRRPSWTWMSFQHGSVAIWPPIEWDDLRRKGQRVGDLGIVYQAQILQTNIIWSGRPLTSDPSGSTIRIRGIFLRMPRPKPVRAGVISPLHLDPGIPEEEGEYDTLALAAYVRSAALIHQSPFITTTYLVVKRTELYYQGGNQDEYMRIGRMELTESYNMNTHHVYQPRGVWKDIILV